Below is a window of Ralstonia pickettii DNA.
CGTCATGGCCGAACAGTGCCCAGACGGCCATCATCATGATCCCGACCGCGCCGCCAAAGTAGCCGCCATAAACGGCCAGCGCACCTTGCGCGATCAGCAGTGTTGTCCGCCCGATCTGCACGCGCCGACGCAGCCACGCACCGGCCTGTTTCCCAAAGGTGAATGCCAGCGAGCCGATCAGCAGCAGCCACGGCACGATGAAATCGAACGCGCGAGACGATGTGTTCATCAACAGCAGCGCGCCGAGCAGCCCGCCCACCAGGCTGATCCCGACCATGGCCTGCATCGAGACGTGTCCGAACCCGCGATAGTCGGCGCGATACGCCCACGCCGATGTGGCCGCGCCGGGCAGCAGTGCCACCGTGCTCGACGCATTGGCAAACACCGACGGCACACCCGCGAACATGAGCGCGGGCAGGGTGACAAACGAGCCACCGCCCGCCAGCGCATTCATCATGCCGGCGAGCAGGCCCGCGCCAAAAAGCAACGGCGTGGCGGATTCCATTGGGGGCGAATTTGGGAATGTTCTGTCGGAAGAAGCCTCAGTCTCGAGCAGTGGCGACCCCGCGGCAATCTGCGATACATTGAGCGAGCCTCAGTGTGAGGCTGAGGCAGACTCCAAATTTGATAGGTATCGTGCGCTTCGACCTGACCGACCTCCGACTCTTCCTCCACACCGCC
It encodes the following:
- a CDS encoding sulfite exporter TauE/SafE family protein; the protein is MESATPLLFGAGLLAGMMNALAGGGSFVTLPALMFAGVPSVFANASSTVALLPGAATSAWAYRADYRGFGHVSMQAMVGISLVGGLLGALLLMNTSSRAFDFIVPWLLLIGSLAFTFGKQAGAWLRRRVQIGRTTLLIAQGALAVYGGYFGGAVGIMMMAVWALFGHDDIKALNASRTLLVGATNLVAVACFALARMVWWPQTLVMLVAAALGGYMGAHVGKRLPVPVVRALISTFGFSMTALLFRRAWLHV